gggatggaacccttgtcactgggtctcctgtattgggaggcggattctttaaccctgagccaccagggaagcccccatgaagTTCAGCATTGTTGGCTAAATGGAGAAAGGAGGGCGGAAAAGCCCGAAGAGCCAGTCTGAAGTACTGCGTGAGAGAGAGGTAACAGGTGATACGGCATAATTCAGGTGAACAAATTCAAATTTTTTGGAATGTAGGTAAGTTTAATCTGAACTTAGCATGTGAATTACATTTTCCCTGCAAATAACAGTAACAATAAGAGTTAAAAGGAATCACAAACTCAGGAGAAACTTTCTCTGACTTGAGCATCTGCCCCGTCTCCATCCTCCCAGGGGAAGCCCAGCACTGGGCGCCAGTCCCTCGCGCGCCTCTCCCCGCCCTGGCGCGAGGCCGCAGGAGAGGACCCCCGGGAAGTCTCTGCGCCCACCCCCCGGGGAACAGAGAATGGGACCTACTCACCGGGCAGTCCGCGGCCAGGAGGGCGGCGAAGAGAGGAGGGGGTGCGGCTCTGCCGGGAACCGAGAAGGATCTTCGGGAAAGCGAAACTGAAACTTTGCGCCCCAGGGCGGCCCCGGCCCAGCCCAGCTGCGTCGCCGCCTCTCGCGGCGCCATCCCCGAGCGACAGCCATGGCTTCGAGCCTCTGCCCGCCGTCCCCGCTGCTCGTGCGGGCGTCCCATCCCTGCACGCGCCTCCAATGGAAGCTGGAAAAGTACTTCCAGAGCCGGGAATCGGGCGGCGGGGAGTGCACCGTCCTGGCCCTGGACCCCAGCGACCCCAACTCGAACACCTTCCGGGTGCAGTTCAACAAAAGGGCGGGTGAGCTGAGGGCCGGGGCTGGGTGGCAACCGCCGTCCCTGGAGGGGCCCCCCGGGCGTTCCATGCAGACCCAGTTCAAGCTTATCTAGGACAGAGGGTGGGAGAAAGTCTGGTACCGTTCGGTGGGAGCCAGTAAGTGGGGGCTCCTGCTGACAGACGCAACCCCAACGCAGAGGACACAGCGCTGAAGTGCCCAGTCTCTGACCTGGCTTTTACTTGTCGGGGTCCCGGTGTTGACAGAACACCCGTGCCGCCCCCAGACCCCTCTGTCACTTAGGTATTTCACTTTGATGTTTTTCATCATTATTCCATTGATTTGTTTTTTAGAATTGCAAGAGTTATAGATACtaagaaaaggggagaaaataataaagaagaaaacacccagagaaaaacaatatgaaTATTTTGGTGTATTTCCTCCTGGCCTTTTCCTCTGAGTGTCAGCAAACATATATGTAGTTATAAACCTGAATCTACTGTTTGATTCCTGCTCTTCTCACTTGATTTATGATGAGCATTATTCCATGACATTGAAATGGGAAGCTGGTGACAGTTTCAGGAATGTGACTTCTAATGAGTGGATGATATTCCATTAGCATTAAGCTTTCCTTTCTACAGTATAACTTAAGCTGCCTTCTTTGGAGTTTTGGGACTTTCCTGCTGACTCAGctgcaataaagaatccacctgcaatgcaagagatcccagtttgattcctgggtcaggaagattcccctggagaagggaaaggctacccactctagtactctggcctggagaattccatgaactgtatggtccatgggatggcaaaaagttggacacgactgagtcactttcttttttttggagttTTGAATAGGCTCCTCACGCTCTAGTTAACCCACCATTCCAGGATACAGGGAGCAGCCCTTACTGTGAGGGTGCTGGGGCAAGGTACAGATGCATGAGTAAGAGGGTTATTTGAAATTGCTCTCAtttctatgtgtatgtgtatatttaatgTCTCCACCGAAGGTAAGGATGGCGTGTTGAAAAAAGGAAAGCACCAAATTGTGGTTGACAACCAACCTGTGACTATTTTCCTGGAACCCAATGAAAATGCAGAAGAGAAGACCATAATGTCTTCTTCAACACAGCCACAAAAAGGGGCAAGGCACGGTGAGAAGCCTCCAAATGTAAAGGACATTCATAATGCTGTGGACTCCTGTCTCCCGAAGGTAGGTATTGAAGGGAGCTATGAATGTTCCTGCAACTTCCTCTCCAGTCCAAGGACCATTTGCTGAGGATTTATTATGAGCCTGGCACTGCTGTAGACATTGGGAGAcagctgtgcttagttgttcagtcgtatccgactgtttgtgaccctatggattgtaccctgccaggctcctctgtctgtagggattctccaggctaaaatactgtagtgggtggccatgccctcctccaggggatcttcccaacccagggatcaaacccaggtctcccacattgcaggtagattctgtaccatctgagccaccagggaagctgagaggTACACAGAGGTGAACACAACAGACAGGTCCCTGCTGGGGATGGAGAAGTACATAGACAATAAGCAAGTAAACAAAATAACCAAAGTCATTTCAGAGAGTGATATGTGCTAAGAAGAAAATAAGGGATTTTGCCTTAGAGAGTGACAGGGCTGGGGCAAGGAAAGAGAAGGAGTTTGTGGTATTTCTGACCAGAAGTCACTGAGGAGATGACCTTTGGCTTGAGAATTGAATGATGAGAAGGGACCAGCCATGCAGAGACATTTGACAAATCAGAATCAActgcctgctatgtgccaggcactgtcacAGGAGCCAAAGGTACAGCCAGGAACAAGCAGACCCTGCCCTCAGGGACCTTACATTCTAGGGAACCAGATAATAATAGTAATCATATAGATAGGGAATAAAATATCTACCAGTGATAAATGTCTGCTAGGAAGAACAAAgcagaatttgttgttgtttagtcactcagttgtgtccgactctttgcaaccccatggtctgtaccccaccaggctcctctgtccatgggattttgctgggaaaatcccatggagtgggttgccatgccctcctccaggggatcttccagacccagggattgaacctgcgtctcctgcattggcaggcagattctttaccactgagcctccagggaagcccataaagcaggatcagatcagatcagatcagatcagtcactcagtcgtgtctgactctttgcgaccccatgaatcgcagcacgccaggcctccctgtccatcaccatctcccggagttcgctcagactcacgtccatcgagtcagtgatgccatccagccatctcatcctctgtcgtccccttctcctcctgcccccaatccctcccagcatcagagtcttttccaatgagtcaactcttcgcatgaagtggccaaagtactggagtttcagctttagtatcattccttccaaagaaatcccagggctgatctccttcagaatggactggttggatctccttgcagtccaagggactctcaagagtcttcttcaacaccacagttcaaaagcatcaattcttcgacgctcagccttcttcacagtccaactctcacatccatacatgaccacaggaaaaaccatagccttgactagacgaactttgttggcaaagtaatgtctctgcttttgaatatgctatctaggttggtcataactttccttccaaggagtaagtgtcttttaatttcatggctgcagtcaccatctgtagtgattttggagcccagaaaaataaagtctgacactgtttccactgtttccccattggaTAAATGATAGTAAAGGACTACTATTTTAAATAGGATATTGGGAAAAAACCTCTCAAATGAGGTGACTTCTGAGTAGAGACATGAACAAAGTAAGGGAGCTAGCTAAGTGGATTTCTAAGGGAAAAAGATTTTAGGCAGAGGGGAAATAACAAGTGTAAAGCTGACacagccacccccgcccccaacacaCCCAGACAGGAGCTTATATCCCGAGCCCAGAAGCTTCAAGgagggaggccagtgtggctggagggcAGAGAACAAGAGAGCGAGAGAGGACCTTGAAGAGGTAGCAGAAGTCTGGTCTTTGAGGGATGAAGGTCAGGACTTCGGATTTCAACTTAGATATTAGGAGAATCCTTAGGTCGTTTCGAGCAGGGGGGTAGAGTGAGCTGATTCACATTTCTCATGGATCCCTCTGACTGCTGTGTGGAGGTCTGAGTCTAGGAAAATGCGGAAGTGGAAGGTCAGAGTCCAGTTAGGAGGGGCTGTAGTGAGCCAGGTGCCAGATGACATTGGCTTGGACTCTGGGTGGTCCTGATGGAGGTGTGAGAAGTAGCTGGATTCAGGAAACATTTTGAAGGAAGATCTAGAGGAAAAGTGTTACATGAGGAGGGAACAGCTTATGCAAAGACTTTGAGGGAGAacaaaacattaaacaaaatcTTGCTTTTATATTATGTTCAATTTGccactgtccttttttttttttttttttttttaatctggggtTTCTCTCATATTTGAGTTTCTAAAGGCCACGGTTTAGAGGGACTAGCAACATTGCATGCAGTTAGGGggctagttttgttttttgttttttgttttttttaaaggaggagcATAGGAGAGAAAAAACAATAACAGGAAAAAACTTAATCCTCACATGTATGGCCCCCTCCTAGGCTCACACCCTTTAGTCAGAAACATAGCAAtttaccaagaaaatgaagtGCCTACCTAacctccttccctggtggctcagaggttaaagtgtctacatccaatgcaggagacccgggttcaatccctgggtcaggaagatcccctggagaaggaaatggcaacccactccagtattcttgcctggagaatcccatgaaaggaggagcctgctgggctacagtccacggggtcccaaagagtcggacacgactgagcgacttcactttttcactcacTTCACCTACCTTCCACCCGACTCGTCAAGGTCAAATCAACAGTGGCAGCTCTAGAATCCAGACttactgtccttgggatttttagAAATGTTAATGCCCAGATTCTACATTTACATCACAATCTCTGAAGATGGGCCTGGGCCTCAGCTGTTTTTCCTCCCTGGGCGATTCCAGTGTGCAAACAGGGCTGGCTATTTTATCAGGGCAAGAGTGCCTCTGGGCTGCAGTACATTGCCTGCTCTGCAGAAAGGAATTGAAAGAAGTCGTCGTGGTTATTTCTCTCATCTCTAGACATTCTACTGAGAGGAGAACATAGACCTggatgtttaatatattttatttgttctcttttaaaatttcagatctTTCTTACTGTCACGGCAGAACTGAACTGTCAACTGTTCTCTAAAGAGCAAAGGGACCTCATCACTGTTCACTGCCCCAACGTCAAACGAGTGAAGTACCACGATGGAACTGAGAAAATCTGTGGTAACTTCAGAGATATTGAAAAAGTACATGGCTTCTTAAGTGAACTGCTCCTGGAAAGGGAGCAGAGACATGAATCTTCCCCTTTGACATCAGAGAGGGAGCCACTCAGTCAGCAGGACAGGAACAGCTGTGTTTCTCCCTTCGAACCAGAAAGCAGGTCAGAAGAAAAAAGCTGCCGTTTTGAAGTTCCCTTGGCTTTCTTTGAATACTTTACACACTCCTACCCTGATAAAATAGCCTCCATAGAGAAAAAATTtggtacaaaaataaaaagtcaggcAAGTTCTCCGAATATGGTCTATTTAGACTTCACCTCCAGTCGATCAGGTGACCTCGAAGCAGCTCACAAGAATTTTGTTGGAGAATTTCAGAAGTGTGTAGAGACTCTGAAGCAGGAATGTGTTGCCGTAGCAGACAGTAAGCAGGCAACCAAAATCAAGGAGGAGTTAAATCACCACTTTGCAAAGCTCCTcataaaggagaaaggaagagaattaaCTCTCCTTGGGACCGCAGATGACATTTCAGCTGCCAAAGATTTTCTTGACTCAAAGAATTTTGAAAGTCTTGTCAAGCCACCTGTGAAAATATTGACTCCTAAGCACATGATGAAGGGAATTGAGGTTGATACCGCTCACTATAAGCTTTTAGAAGCAGAATTATCCCAGGAGATATCAAAGATAGAAAAAAAGTACAACACTCAAAGTAACATTTTGGGGATAAATCAGAAAACCTGCATTCAATTTGAACCCAAAACCAAGGATTTGGATCTATCCATACATGCTTATTCAAGTTTCATCGACACCTATCAATATGTCTCTTGTCAGATTACGAGAGAAGTTCTTTCACTGAAACTTTTGGGCAAGGAGAGAAAACACTTATATGGGACAAAGTTCTCTGATGATTTTAGGAAAAGGCATCCAGATATACACTTTGTGCTAAATCGAGAGTCAATGACTTTGATTGGGTTGCCAAATCATCTTACAAAGGCAAAACAGTATGTCTTAAACAGATGTGGGGTGTCTCCATCAGCTACAGAGAAATGGAATGAAACACTCATGGACACTGATAGTCATAATTCAAAAACAGCTCCGCCAACATTGCAGCACCCCGCCAGTTCTGAGGTGTCAGAAATGAATAAGGAACAGGACATGTGTGCCATCTGTTTGAACACCATTAGCAACAAACAAGTGCTTTCAAAGTGCAAGCATAAATTCTGCAGCCCTTGTATCCAGGCAGCCTTCTCATATAAGCCAGTCTGTCCTGTGTGCCAGACTTCCTATGGTGTCCAGAAAGGGAATCAGCCAGATGGAAGAATGAGTACCTTTGTTGTAAGAAGTTCACTTCCAGGTTATGAATCCTGTGGCACCATTGAAATTACTTATGATATTGAAGGAGGCATACAGACAGTAAGTGTTTCTGAGTTCCATGAATTTCTTTCCAGTAAACTGAGATTATCAGAGCAACAGGGACTGTTCTATTACCAATTGGCAGAAGATTTCCCAGACAGTTAAATGCTTATTTATAAAGTTCACTTTGTAAGTAGTAAAAAGTACTTTGTTTACTTATAACAGGTATCTTTCTTGTCTATTAAGGCAGAGAAGGGATGGGTGGTGATTGTGCGTTGGAAGGAGGATTGTATTCCCAGAATGAAtttggggaaagaggagaaatatgAATTATCTGGGGAATATGAGCAGACCTTCAGTgctcttgttttttgtttgctctATCTGCATATGAACACATCTACACATGTAGTGAAATTTAGACACGGATGTTTTCATGTGACATTTTCTTGCCTTCATACAGAAAGAACACCCAAACCCAGGGGAGAGATTTTCTGGAATACGGCGAACTGCATACTTGCCTGATAACAAGGAAGGAAACGAGGTTTTGCGTCTGCTTCGTAGGGCCTTTGACCAAAAACTGATTTTCACAGTGGGGGAGTCTCGAACATTAGGAGTCTCAGGTGTCATTACATGGAATGATATCCACCACAAAACATCCAGGACTGGAGGATCACAAAGGTGAGAACCTTTTGAAACAGAATGGCTGCTAAATAGAATTTAGAGGTCATAAAACATGGCAATTTGAAGATGTGACTGTAAGGAGACAGTTTATATCAGTGAGACTGGATGCAGTATTTTGACAGATGCTAATCAGGGATGATAATCTCAAAGACAGAAAGACTGGTTCCCATGACCTTCTACCTTCCAACCACAAAGTATCATACAGTTCATAAATTTTGCATCAAAGGGGAGTGGATCTTCAGAATGCAAGTAAATGGTATCCAAGGTGATTTAATTTGGTATAATTTTAATATTCCACATCTATTTGAAGGGTAGAGCCTAGGAATGTCACTGTGTCTTCTTTTAAGATCACCCTTTCTTCTACCCTCCTCTCCTATGAGTCCAGTAGAGATCCTAAATTCACTTGACTAATAGAACTCTAGAAAAGTCTTAGTTAATGGTAATGGAAGTTGTATCATGGGCAATCCAATTGCTCTTTATGAAATTCAGATAGAATAACTCAGACCCTTGGTATTCAAAAGGGAATATATCCTGACTTAATTCCCCAAATTTGAAAATCTTCCTATAGCAAAATGATTACCCTCCataaaaatatagtatattataacTTTATGAGAATCATTGCTTAACCATGAGCTGAAATTAAAGTCTTGTTAGAAGGCAGATCCTGGGCAGGTAGCTAGACCTATTCACCAGCTAAATGATTCACCTCAGCACACTTACAAATGATTATCAGTCATTGGCCTTCAGGATGGTTTGTAAATATCCGCAACTCTGAATGTTAAtgccaaggacctactgtacagattttttaaaaaacatctgtgGTGAAGCTAAGGGCATGTTTTCTTCTGCAGGTATGGTTATCCTGATCCTGACTATCTGAAACGTGTCAAACAAGAGCTGAAAGATAAAGGAATTGAGTAAAAAGACTGTATTAAAAGGATGTCTTGAGCCAAGCTTCCAAAAGGCACAGTTGAAGTAGAGTAAATTCTAATCTAAATCCTTGAGTAAAAACaccttaaacattttttcatctcAAGAAGTGGTTTGTATATGCAAGGTTGTCATTTCTGGAGTGTTATATTTTATGGATGAAAAAAGCCCCAGAGATCTTTGTAATTTTGCTGCAGAGGTATTGCACCTCATTCACATGTCATCACTGTTGGGGTTACAGGGGTGAAGTGCTGTGAATTGCAATCACCTTCTGTGTTGTTCAGCTGAAGTACTCGATGCCAGTTGATCCTCCTTTTATTGCTATCTCTGTGATAGTCCTTTAGTTTGGTTTGTTTGCCCTTTAAACTCTATCCTAAGAGTAAAATCCTAATCTGaatggaggcaggggaggggaggaaggcttTGGTTGTGAAAAATTAGAGAACCACATTCCTCTGCCTATCCCATGGCCAGGACAGAAATTGAGCAACCTTTGGTAATAAATGGAATCTCTCtctttaagttgctcagtcatgtccacatctttgcaaccccatggactatagccctccaggctcctctgctcatgggattttccaggcaagaatactggagtgggctgccatttccttctccaagggatcttcctgacccagggttcaagcctggatctcctgcactgcaggcagatttaccatctgagccaccagtgtttGGGACACAGAACCTAGTGTATAGTTGATGCTTAATAAATTTTTGCTGCCTGACTCAAGTTGGTAATAACCCAGCAGAGAAATATATATTCCCTAAATCTTTGGCAGAGCTCTTGGAAGCCATTGGCTTTGGAAGCCATTTCTGGAGTCCTCACCACTTATTGGGGAAAATGAGTTTGTTACTCCAGAACTTATGGCCTCTGAACTCTGACTGGCCAAACTTTGTCCTTGCTCCCTGCTGATCCTTCTAATCTGCCAAATGGTGTGCACTTCCCCTGCCATAGTAATGCTACACATCTCTGAGCGTTTTTTCTCTCTGGACATTATTGTACTTTTATATTACGCTACTTTGAGTTTTAACAGATAAATCACAAAAATGCCCATAGACTATCATTTTCTCAGTAACTGTAGCCCCCACAgcactttctccttccttttgctAAGTCCCACCATGTCATGCTTTCTCCCTTAAATTATTTCTCTCTCATAATGACTGAACAGAGAAAAGGCTCGAGTTGCACCTACTGTAAGAAATGTCAACATGCCAAAATTTACTTCTAAATGGTTTTCCAGCTCACAAGTTTTAATAGCAAACTATCTCATTATCCATGTTCCAGTCTTTTTCCAAAAATGATGAATGAGatgctgttttcttaaaaatacatgcatacaATTTTTTGGTCAGACAGTAATAGTtgatattgtatatttattttgtccCCTTTATAAGAACTTTGTATCTGGGCTGTTGATACTAttagtatccccattttataacTGAGAAAGCTGATGTGCAGAAAGGGTAAGTACCTTGACAAAGGTCCCATGATAAGTAGCGGTGCTGTAATTTGAAGGAGTTAGGGTGATTCCAAGGCTTTTATGCCCAGAGTTGTACTGCCTCCTATAGGGGTCTTCTCCTCCATGGAGAAGCCTGAGGAGTTCCCATTATTCTGAGCTTCTCTCAGAAATGGATTCCTGCACAGTACTCAAAGTAGATTTCCTCTGAGGAAATcctatttgaaaaattttaaaccccaaaattttaaattttgttcagaGAGTTGAGGAAATTTAAGGTAAATGGTAATTATATATCAGATTAGATGTTTCAAATCAGATTAGATGTTTAGTTTTTGGTGATTCATTTAAGTCATAGAGTTATAATTAGTTGTTTTGTGTCTATGGGTATGTTAGTTAAATttgcttcaaaaaagaaaagtttggtTCCTGCTAAGATCTGGATCCTTGATTGCAACGTGTGTGCAAGTTTCATAGTGTGAGTGGTTGTCAAGCCTTTGGATTACTGCTTTTGCTCTGTGGAAGGTATTATTATCAATATTTGctataaataaagttatttccattttaggaaCATATTGTCtgtgttcttttccatttcctttttctttttcctaaggtTGAGATTCTGGGTATTTCCTGCAATACATTCAGTGTGCAGCATACCACTTGGGCAGATGCCTTTGCttggttttgtgtatgtgtgctcagtcgcttcagtcatgttcaactctttgtgacctatggattgtagcccacccagctcctctgtccatgggattctccagacaatactggagtgggttgctatgccttccgccaggggatctttacGACCCAGGCATTGAGCCCatatcttctgtgtcttctgcattgcaggcagtttctttacccactgagctacctgggaagcccagttgtgTGTGTAGCTGTTGCTAAGTAGTATCACAATAGACTTAACTACTATTAACTTCACTGCTGCCATGTTCAACTGTAAAAATcacatttcttattatttttcctctttaacaCATAGGTTACTACAAAAGTAAAAGTCAGCTGCAGGGTTTCACCTCTTCTCTCCTAAGAAAGCATACATAGTAACCTATCAGAGCACACTTGTCCCTCCCGGCTCCAACAGTTTTCATTTCACCTTTCCAGCATTAAAACTGCATTACCCAGAtggctcactgctgctgctgctgctgctgctaaattgcttcagtcgtgtccgactctgtgcgaccccatagacg
The sequence above is a segment of the Bos mutus isolate GX-2022 chromosome 1, NWIPB_WYAK_1.1, whole genome shotgun sequence genome. Coding sequences within it:
- the DTX3L gene encoding E3 ubiquitin-protein ligase DTX3L, producing MASSLCPPSPLLVRASHPCTRLQWKLEKYFQSRESGGGECTVLALDPSDPNSNTFRVQFNKRAGKDGVLKKGKHQIVVDNQPVTIFLEPNENAEEKTIMSSSTQPQKGARHGEKPPNVKDIHNAVDSCLPKIFLTVTAELNCQLFSKEQRDLITVHCPNVKRVKYHDGTEKICGNFRDIEKVHGFLSELLLEREQRHESSPLTSEREPLSQQDRNSCVSPFEPESRSEEKSCRFEVPLAFFEYFTHSYPDKIASIEKKFGTKIKSQASSPNMVYLDFTSSRSGDLEAAHKNFVGEFQKCVETLKQECVAVADSKQATKIKEELNHHFAKLLIKEKGRELTLLGTADDISAAKDFLDSKNFESLVKPPVKILTPKHMMKGIEVDTAHYKLLEAELSQEISKIEKKYNTQSNILGINQKTCIQFEPKTKDLDLSIHAYSSFIDTYQYVSCQITREVLSLKLLGKERKHLYGTKFSDDFRKRHPDIHFVLNRESMTLIGLPNHLTKAKQYVLNRCGVSPSATEKWNETLMDTDSHNSKTAPPTLQHPASSEVSEMNKEQDMCAICLNTISNKQVLSKCKHKFCSPCIQAAFSYKPVCPVCQTSYGVQKGNQPDGRMSTFVVRSSLPGYESCGTIEITYDIEGGIQTKEHPNPGERFSGIRRTAYLPDNKEGNEVLRLLRRAFDQKLIFTVGESRTLGVSGVITWNDIHHKTSRTGGSQRYGYPDPDYLKRVKQELKDKGIE